Genomic segment of Salvia hispanica cultivar TCC Black 2014 chromosome 2, UniMelb_Shisp_WGS_1.0, whole genome shotgun sequence:
tctattttattcatattctcTACTCTGTCTCttaggagtattttatacACTTTAAATCTTATATTTTACCACTTTTGCATTAAAATACGTGTTTAAAACACGTGTTGGTCGCCAATGTGACAATATTTAGGGTGTGCAACTCTCATTAGAGTACTCGAATCTCCATTTGAGACATTAACCAATCTACTTTGCTTCAAAGACTTCACATCGAACATTCTATATTATGCGAAGAacattgtactccctccgccccacttaaaatgcaatatttgggaattgacacgagattttatgtagtgttgttgtgtgagtaaatgaagagagggtaaagtaagagagatgaaaaggtagagatagagttatttccattttaggaaacgtttcatttttaatgggacaaccaaaaaagaaaaacgtttcatttttaatgggatagaGCGAGTATAAGGTttatatgaaaagaaaatatgatgaTCATCTCTTTCTctgtatttattaattacaacaGTGAGATGAGGTCAGATGAGTTTAGGGAATTTAATTACAAGTGGAGATGCAACGCCATTATTTGAATGGGAGAAAAGTAGGTGAAGACACGGAATAGTATTGACTGCTTCCACAATGTGAATTGGGGAAAGGAAACTTCATAGATGATCCAACTTGGAACATGTTCAAACACTATTCTATTTGAGTCAATTTTGGAGATCCCTCACCCCTCCCACCAATTCTTCCTTCAGCTTTtactttgtctattttttttgtaattaaaggaaaaaaaatttaacactAATACATTcaattaatgtaaatattaatttttctgaatttataCCAATAAAAAAGTACAGATGACAGTTATTCCCGTTAATATATTTCCTTTAACGCAACAGAgttgtttcttttattcttgAGAATTTTGTTAACTCTTCGATATAAGAAGGAAAGAAAACCCCTTCTCTTAATTGGAAACCCTAAGCTATATATAATCCATCGCCATCTTCATCACAATCACTTGCCCTTTTCCTTCAATACAATTGCTTCTTTCTTCAAGTTTGTTGGCAATGTTAGGAGAGGAAGAGGCATTGAATTCATACGGAGATGGAATTGCATGGGTTAGGTCATCGATGATCGGAAGAGGGAGTTTTGGGCGTGTTTATCTTGCAACTCTGCGAAACCCCTCTTCCAAATGGAGCTCTCTGCCGCCGGTGATGGCCGTCAAATCTGCGGAGGTTTCCTCCTCTGCTTCGCTTCAGAAGGAGAGGGAAGTTTACTCCAATCTGCGGAGGAATCCTTACATAATTCAGTGCTACGGCGATGAGATTACAATCGGCAGCAGCGGCACCATGGCCTTCAATTTGATGCTCGAGTACGGCTCCGGTGGAACCTTAGCCCGCAGGATTAAGGAGTCCGGCGGGAATGGATTGGGTGAATTGGAGGCGAAGCTTCACACGAGGTCTATTCTGAGAGGATTGAGACACATTCACGAGCTTGGATTTGTGCATTGCGATTTGAAGCCTCATAACATTCTGCTCCTTCCAATCAGGGGCAAGGGTTTAGGAATTAGGGCCAAAATTGGGGATTTAGGGCTGGCGAGGAAGGTTAGCATTAGCAAGAAGAGGAAATTGGGGGTTTGTTGTTGGGAAGGAACTCCGATGTATTTGTCTCCTGAGGCGGTCATAGATCACGTGCAGGAGGCTCCGTCTGATGTCTGGGCGGTTGGCTGTATCGTGCACGAGATGCTGACCGGTCATCATCTCCAGGTAACTCCAGCAGCAACAACTTTGCAAGCATATTAACCAAACACTTGGTGATTTAAAAGGAGTGAAGATTTTCTTTTGGATAAAGTTGATAACCATCTTCAAATAATTGTGTTGAGTAGGATTAGTCTCCACCGATCTCGACACATTATTCACAGCAAGCATGATATATTAGTAACCATAAGAACTAGGAAAAGGTCACATGAAGTCAATGCCCCACACATCAAATGATTCTACATTGATAATTTTAGTCCTAAgcatttctttcttcttgtAAATATATCCAATTCATAGATATTCATTGCAATGGAGAACAGAGTCTTGGCAGTCACTATCGATGGttggtcaaattttaatgattttcaTGGTCTTCTATCTTGCTCCACGACATGCACATCCCCAACACAAGGTATCCCGTCAACCGCAGCAAGCCTGAGCAATCCACCCTCGCAGACCGAGCCCAACAACGCACAATCCTTGGCCCAAACAAGGCCTAGGCATGCGATCTCAAGCCCAATCCCGGTGGAACGATTTTggtcacaaaataaaaacatatccAAATCAAATCTTGCTCTATCGGAAGAATTGATATGAATgtgcaatcctagcaccgctggACACTGATTAATACTGCCCAATATATCTGAATTCATGGGTTACGGAAACCTCGCACCTATTGATAAGTTAAAGTAGTGCATAGCCAGTATCTTAAATTCAATgttaaatacattaattaagaTACAATAACTACTGAGACCTTGTTTTCCATTATATaacaagaaagacttatctcaatCTTAGCTCCGTTCATTGATATGccatattagtattaatttattaaaggTGAGAAAACTTGCAGACGGACACTGCAACTTTCCACAATAAGTAGCTAAAGCCTATTCAGGTTGTGAAGTTCAActtctcttctacaaagaacTGTGTTGTGAACATTGTCCACAACTAGTCTACtatgcaaaataattaacataaNNNNNNNNNNNNNNNNNNNNNNNNNNNNNNNNNNNNNNNNNNNNNNNNNNNNNNNNNNNNNNNNNNNNNNNNNNNNNNNNNNNNNNNNNNNNNNNNNNNNTTTTTGGACGAAGATACCctcaatatttttaagggtatatatttttaataaacttatgatatactcatattttttataaatatctttactatatatttttgatgaattttctaaatataatttgaccttcaatattatcacttaatattgtgacatgcaagaaataatccttattcaatttttatattattaaagaagttctatattcaattttaaaattctttaatataaataattgaagaagcaatttaacttgcatgtcacaaatgtaacgacccgcccatttagggtataataaatgcggcgttCGCTAACTAGGTAGACCTAAAAGCATTAAAGACCATAAACTAGGGTTTCACTAGAAAGGGATTTgaccaaagcatttaatgaacaattaaataggagaagaataatgccttagcaaagAAATCCATCAAAAGACTAAAAGCTTAACCAAGTTCTTCAAAAGAGAATATTTCTAACTGTTCATATTCCAAAACATACCCacgaaaataaaagtattcatCCCAACCAAAAGATAACAATTCTTCATAAAatagcggaagcgaccaagaaagaagtgaggctatgtatgaagacacaacgaCACCTTAAGTACCAAcagatcatcttattattctctactcaacaccgccgcccgctcgtcaccactcaacctgcacataaggaaaacacatgcagggctgagtacgatAATCATACTCAATGggctcattgccgaaaacagttttatcacaaatatagtcATTATCATGCCACTTTCAAGTGTTTAAATTTGTTGAGAAGTAAGAGGATTTCGAAAATCTAGGCTTAAATAaatagcctatgatttaatttgaatatttcacggagtagaataatatatcacggagcaagaataaaataaaatactccccaaATTAAAAGGAGAAGTGGCGTGATTTTCCAATCTTCAAAaggaataaattcaaatcctaattcaattaggatatggtaagattttcttagatatggcaagatatgctaggatattttagcatatttatatttattcatggaatagaataaataaggaatcaataaaataacaaataaatcctCCCTCCTTTCTAGatgagatttttgaaaatctcaTGAATATCAAAGGTGataatttcgaaaattccatgtaggaattatagagtatttggactttggatttaatttggataattatcccaaacaaataattaaatccaagaataatattatttcttctccaatatataatggccgaaaattccacatggTTTAAGAAATGctcctattatttttctcactcatcccttagcaAAATAATTccccacaattatattactccgcatcaaatattcacatattccaatcaaataatttcttcactttctcttctttttctcaacgcattgacctttcaacgaccacgtcatatttttcccatctttgactattcaatagccacgtcaacatttcaacaagtcgactattcaactcaatcaaAAATCTCATatgcaattaggtcacaaagacactatgcaattaatttctcatcaaataattcacatatcatagcatttaaggcatttaatgcaaaaattttataatccgaaaattagggtttgaaaaagtggggcgttacaacACAGGTACTTTATCAAGGtctttcacatacaaacaaGCATCAAAGGATCTCCTAACAAAGCCTAACTTCTGCATGCATGTATTGAACTTGATATTCCACTGCCTAGGAGATTGTTTGAGACCATACAAAGCTTTCTTAAGTAAACACACATAATTGGGAAAGTTTGGATCCACAAAACCCTCTAGTTGTTTCATGTAAATGGGTTTATCCAAGTCACTATGAAGGAAAACAGTTTTGAtttcccaattaaaatgagcacATAAGGCAAGCATCACTCTTACAGTAGTAAACTTAACCACAAGAGTAAAAATTTCTGTATAATCTACCCCCTCTTGCTGTGTAAAACCCTTTGCAACCAACCTAGCCTTGTACCTCAACCCCTCAATCTCATCTTTCAGCTTAAACAGCCACCTGCAGTCAACCACAGAGGCACCAGGGGGCAGAGGCACAAGAATCCAGGTTTTATTAACATACAAAGAGTGGATTTCTTCTGTCATAGCTTTGAACCACATGTCCCAAAACTTGGACTTTTGAGCCTGCTTATAAGATTGTGGCACATTTCCATCAGACTCATAAACATTAAAAGCAAGATTAACCAAATTAACAAGGCCTAAGTACCTAACAGGAGGATTAGGATTCCTTCTGACTCTATCCCTAGACAGGAGGTAATCCTTCAAATCTGGACCAGGGTTAGGAACATGTTCAGGCTCAACAACTTGGTCATCAtgaagagtcacattttgggATTCAGGCTCAAGCTGAGGCTCAAGCTCAGGTTCTGGTTCAGGGTCAGGGGCTATAGGGTTTGTATTCCAGAAGTGCTCCACCTCACTTAGAGCATCATTAGATGGCTCCACCTCAGTGAGAGTGTCAGTGGACTCCACCTCAGTAAGAGGCTCATTGTCAGCACTTATAGGAGAGGTATCAGGGTCAGGCTTAAGACAGGGGAACTCATCCTCATTAAAGACCACATCCCTACTTATTATGACCCTAAAACCTGATTCACTTCTATTCCAAATCTATAACCCTTAACACCTTCTGGATATCCAAGAAATACCCCTTTCTTAGATCTGGGATCCAGTTTATCAGTTTTAGAGTGAATGAAAGCACTACATCCAAAAACTTTTAAGTGGGATAAAGTAATTTTTCTTCCAGTGAATATAGACTCAAGACATTTACCCTTTAAATGGACTGAGGGAGACCTATTCACCAGGTATGCTGAAGTCAGAAGGGCTTcaccccaaaattttttagaaaGACCACTTTTAGACAAAAGACAcctaactttttccaaaagggTTCTGTTCATCCTTTCAGCAACTCCATTTTGCTGAGGGGTATAAGGAGTAGTCTTGTTTCTTTTAATTCAAAACTTGGAGCACTGAGCATCCATTTGAGAATTACAAAACTCAAGACCATTATCTGTCCTAATTACTTTAATGGTTTTTCCAGTTTGATTTTCAACAAGATTTTTCCAAGTcaaaattttttcaaagacTTCagacttatttttcattaaaaaacaccaaactttCCTGGAGAAATCATCAATTATGGACAGAAAATACACAGACCCTGAATGAGAAGAAACAGAGGCTGGTCCCCACACATCCATGTGGAGATACTCAATAACACTCTGACTGACATTGTCAGTCATAGGAGTGGGGAAGGTAACTCTGTGTTGTTTGCCCAACACACAAGTGTCACAAAAGGGAAGGCTattttgaaaatcattttcagacaacaactcatttttcttcaaaatattgaGACCCTTTTCACTCATATGACCAAGTCTATTATGCCACAACATGGCCTTATCAACCCTAACCACATTAGCAAGATTACTCACACAAGCCACAGATTGAGCAGAACACACGTAGAGATTACACTTCTTCTCAGCTTTAAATAAACACATAGCACCCTTACAGATTTTCATTACACCCTGCCCCCACTTACCCTCAAAACCTTCTTGTTCTAAACATGTACAGGAGAGCAGGTTGTAACATAAATCAGACACATATCTCACATTCTTCAAATTAAGCACATAGCCATTACTGAATTTCAAACACACTGTCCCAATGCCAAGAATCTGACACTTTTTGTCATTTGCCATAGAAACAAAGGTATTTTCCACAGGTTTGAAATCAGAAAACACATTTTTGAAATGAGAGATATGATAGGTGCATCCAGAATCAATTAGCCAGTCATTAATGGAAAAAGAACAGCCAAGAGTAGAGTTGACAGAAAGAATATCATGAGTCATGAAGCAAACACCTTCAGAATCACCATTCTTAGCCAGGTTAGCCATGGAATCCagttgattattatttttctgcttTTTAGGATTAGGGCACTCCTTTTTATAGTGACCAACCTCACCACAGTTAAAACATTTTCTATTAGCCTTAGGATTCCTGCTTTTAGACCTGGACCTACTCTTGCCCTTCTTTTTACCATTCCAATTAGAGTTAGagctgcccaaggtttaccgaaccggcggttaaaaccgaaaccgtaaccgaCGGTTACGGTTCCAAACCGAAACCGCGAAAAATATGCCAAACTGAAACTGTGAATTTTAGAACCGTGGTTTGGTTCAGGTTCTAAATTTgtcgaaccgaaaccgcgaccgaaccgccggttccggacggttccgaaccggcggtttcacggttccgaaccgccaacgcaatgataaatttaaacatagttaatccttatattaaaactatactccattaaataaaacattgcTGAATGATCCGGTTTATGAGTTTTATACtcttatataaataactttcatttttagatttggTAATATCCATAGAAACAATAATGTGGGACAAAATTTTGTagcaaaaataactttataatactatttggtaaaattggatggtaatttgaaaaacataagacaaaagataataaaataaaaataactaaattacaaGATGGAGTCTATGTTGTATGGTTTATGgtaataactttataatactatttccgattttattaattaacatatttttttacgTATGGAATCTATTAAGTatggataattattaataaatatttatccaacattttttaataaacttagaagaattgattatttaaataaagtataataaattaacattgGTTAATGTTGtagtcttcaaaattgattagttgagtcttcaaaattgattggttGACGGTGGGCGATGGCTGCactattcaaaattgattgcacaaaacaccatttcttttatttttatttatttatttatatattcttaaatgttgattttaaattcaaattggatctcatttctctctatttttatctatattaaatactcctctCTATCCTTACTTACACTCACCTCATTTTAGTGTTAACAagaatttctctcttcaatctctcaatttaaactatccatttccttgttccaatttattttataatttcaaactatatggctaaaaaaaattaacggaaAAAACCGCGAAACCGAACCTAAACCGCTACGAACCGTCCGAAAATCGGCGGTTccaaaccgaaaccgaaaccgcctattttcgaaccgaaaccgaaaccatGAAACAGCctcacggttcggttccggttccatatttcccaaaaccggaaccggcggttccgaatcgaaaccgccggttcatgaaccgtggGCAAGTCTAATTAGAGTTACTGTCCTCATTACCCCCTCTATTTCTAGATCTGCCCCTAACATTTAAAGACTTTGACTGAGCAGTTTTAAAAGCTTGATTTTCATTAAGCTCAATTTCTTTGGATTTTAAAGAACTAATGATCAAATCAAGGGGGGCAGAATCCCTACCATACTTAATGACAGCTTTAACATCATTGTAAGAATCAGGGATAGCATTCATTAGGGCAATTTTAGTATACTCATCAATGGTTTTGTCACCAGACCTTTTAATGTCTTGAAcaagtttttgaaaaatatcaatattatccTCAATGTCCTTTGAAAGATCAAGTTTAAACTTAAAGAGCTTTTCCAGCAAATACATTCTTGATGACATTGAGGTTTCAGTATACAGAGTATCTAGCTTTTTCCATAGCTCAGAGACAGACTCAATGGCACCAACCTTTCTAATCACAGAATCAGAGGTTGAATATAATAGTAGACCTAgttaattcattcatttctgCAACCTTATCTGCAGACTGGACTAAGCCCTCAACagatttgaaaactttttgctgaattaaaacacacttcattttctgtttccaAATCACAAAAGCATTTTTCCCATTAAAGGGGATAATGCCAACTGGCTGGGATATTTTGAGAAAGATTTTAACACACACAAAAGTACCAGCAACCCAGAGAGCACAACAAGCAACCCTGCTTTCACAGAGAGTGGTCTTAAACACACAACAGTCAAAGAGACCACTTATAACAGATGCAGGGGTTTCTCATGCAAGAAACACAGAAGCACTTATAGGAGAGGTATCAGGGTCAGGCTTAAGACAGGGGAACTCATCCTCATTAAAGACCACATCCCTACTTATTATGACCCTAAAACCTGGTTCACTTCTATTCCAAATCCTATAACCCTTAACACCTTCTGGATATCCAAGAAATACCCCTTTCTTAGAGTTAGTAATGTAAATACTTATATAACGAGAATTGATATGCTGAGGGACTAATTGTGAGCGACAAAGAGCGCCTCTCTCCTCAGTCTCAAATGGAATCCTAATCATATTACGAAATTCTCTCCATCCATTACTGTTACACtcccttttatttaatttttcaattataaaacTCTAACATCAATACTCTCCCAATTCTAAAACAGTACATTATGAAACAAAGTGCAGCTCCACATCTCCATTGATTTCTTATTCCTCGTTCCAACTTCGTTTTTTCATTGTGAAATCCAATTGTTAGTATTCTTTTgaacaataatttatttcttcctTCCCACCTTCTCTACAATCCCAATTTAAACTCTTAAATTTCATCGACCCAAGATCCAACTTAGCAGATTAACTAAAAAGAAACTTCAAAAACTCTCAATTTTCATCAAGCCAAGATCCAACTTTGTAGATTTAACCAAGAACAAACTTCGTTATGAAATTAGGCTGaaggaaaaatgagaaaagagtGTTTATTGAGTAAGTTGTGAAAAGAGTGTTCATCAATGagaatgagaaagaaaaagaaagagaaaaaagaccGCACATACGTCTCCGCTCTATCAATTCATCAAAGAACAGAAACGTTTGAATGATAACTTACCTTTTGATTGTGATAACATTAAATTGTTCATGAagaaaacttggaaatagaCGATAGAATTTTTGAAGAGAggtaattttgatttcaattttattttgacgGAGTGGATTTTGGAATTGAAGAAGATAGGTGAAATTGAATTGGGGATATTTCATagattatgaaaaattgaaggAATAGGTGATGCACAGAAAGAGGCGCTCATTTGTTTCTCACAATTAGTCCCTCGCCATATCAATTCTCCTTACATGagtgtttgatatcatagttaacCTATTATGTCAGCCCTTGGTTTTCTCTATGGCTCATCCGAGTCCAcaaatttttccttaaaatacAAAGACATGTATCTCACAAATTTGATCGGATAAGATTTCTAcctcatttattatgatttattaataccaaacaacaacgaaaaaactagggctggggaaaaatatcgaaaaaatgatatatcgctcgtatcgtattgaaaaatatcgaaaaattatcgaattttcgatacgatacgatatcgtatcgtaagtttttgatacgataacgatatgaatttccttatatcacgatatatcattttatatcgaaaatacgataatatcgaaaaatttcgatatatcgatattttcgatatatatcgatattttattttcgatatatatcgatatatatcgaaattttcgatatatatcgatatttaacgatatatcgaatttcggtacgatatatcgaaatatcgatacgataacgatatgaattttttttacatcgaaagttcgatatatcgaaatatcgaaactttcgatacgataacgatatgaaattctttcatatcgatattttcgatacgatacacgatacaacgttttcgatacgatatatcgtatcgacccacccctagaAAAATTCTTCATTCGAGCTTATCTTGACACGAAGCCCgcatttcttatcttatttaacaaatcTTGTTATATCTCATCTTTCTTATCAAACGACACGGAGTATATGTTTTGGTCCCTTATTTGacataaatttgaagattaagtttttatcatattattaCATATgtaataattactactattcttattagaaacattttaaattaattatctaatgtGTAATCTAAAATATGTTGGTATTATCAAACGTTAACTAAGATAACGTCATGTTCTAGGCTGCGAAACaatgtactccttccgtccgcgaataggagttccgtttttccattttagtcagtccgcatatcggagtcccgtttttccagtTTGCACAAGAAACACTTGTTCCCGCTTGGTTCAATAACTGGATTTTCTTCAAAACCTACATAATTAAACAAGATCAACACATGTGTATAGGACGTTAATTAAatcttgtttatcatattctAGTTAATGCAAACAAGACGAATCATACCTTTCCATTTTACATGATCATGAGGCTTAGGTTGAGTAATACGCTGCCTTTGTTGAGAGTTTTCCTCATATGGATCGTCCATGctgtatttatattattggtttAGTTGTTTTATTGTTGTTAGAATTCTAGTTTGGTATAGATATATATGCTTTAACTGGTATATTTAAATTAGACTCAAATATGTTTAACCTATTAAAATTCTGACAGCTAATTATtaactactagtatttatattCTGACATCTAATTAACCTTGCGCGTGGACCCTTTCTGtgttagaaaaattaaatagaataaaaaaggaGTACTTACAAGatttattttcatctttaaaatacttttataCGTACTCCCGTAATGTTTCACGATCCCTTGTCGTAggcataaaaataatactaatatacacTATTATCTtcaacat
This window contains:
- the LOC125206105 gene encoding mitogen-activated protein kinase kinase kinase 20-like encodes the protein MLGEEEALNSYGDGIAWVRSSMIGRGSFGRVYLATLRNPSSKWSSLPPVMAVKSAEVSSSASLQKEREVYSNLRRNPYIIQCYGDEITIGSSGTMAFNLMLEYGSGGTLARRIKESGGNGLGELEAKLHTRSILRGLRHIHELGFVHCDLKPHNILLLPIRGKGLGIRAKIGDLGLARKVSISKKRKLGVCCWEGTPMYLSPEAVIDHVQEAPSDVWAVGCIVHEMLTGHHLQVTPAATTLQAY